Proteins from one Sphingopyxis terrae subsp. terrae NBRC 15098 genomic window:
- a CDS encoding RluA family pseudouridine synthase, with amino-acid sequence MSGDSAIVAEEDDGIRLDRWFKRHRPGTPHALIARWARSGELTVDGRKADVSDRIEAGQTIAMPVPPTAPTGPRPRKEKALSPADIALAEAMVIHRDKSALVLDKPPGLATQGGTKTDSHVDGLLGALQGDAAVRPKLVHRLDKDTSGALLVARTPRAAAWFAKAFSNRSARKTYWAIVVGVPDIAQGEIDLPLAKQPGSGGEKMHVDEKGLPSKSRYRVIERAGNSAAWVELQPLTGRTHQLRVHMAAIGHPIVGDGKYGGKGAFLTGTISRKLHLHSRRLRIDHPDGGAIDISAPLPPHFAESLEALGFDPLLGDLLTEEAPRVSTKTVQKAKAKAHAKQVRKARRGERRGRAEAKVQSKQGTAKAAKSKPGTAKSGAPKPGGKPSAKRGPAKPGAAKTGARGPAPRKPR; translated from the coding sequence CGCCCCACGCGCTGATCGCGCGCTGGGCCCGGTCGGGTGAACTGACCGTCGACGGGCGCAAGGCCGATGTCTCGGACCGGATCGAGGCGGGGCAGACAATCGCGATGCCGGTACCGCCCACGGCGCCAACCGGCCCCCGGCCGCGCAAGGAAAAGGCGCTGTCGCCCGCCGATATCGCGCTCGCCGAAGCGATGGTCATCCACCGCGACAAGAGCGCGCTGGTGCTCGACAAGCCGCCGGGCCTCGCGACGCAAGGCGGAACCAAGACCGACAGCCATGTCGACGGCCTGCTCGGCGCCCTGCAGGGCGATGCCGCCGTGCGTCCCAAGCTGGTCCACCGGCTCGACAAGGATACGTCGGGCGCGCTGCTCGTCGCGCGCACTCCGCGCGCCGCCGCATGGTTCGCCAAGGCCTTTTCGAACCGCAGCGCTCGCAAGACCTATTGGGCGATCGTTGTCGGCGTCCCCGACATCGCGCAGGGCGAGATCGACCTGCCGCTCGCCAAGCAACCCGGATCGGGCGGCGAGAAGATGCACGTCGACGAGAAAGGCCTGCCGTCGAAATCGCGCTATCGCGTCATCGAACGCGCGGGGAACAGTGCGGCGTGGGTCGAACTGCAGCCGCTGACCGGCCGCACGCATCAATTGCGCGTCCATATGGCGGCGATCGGCCATCCGATCGTCGGCGACGGCAAATATGGCGGCAAGGGCGCGTTCCTGACCGGAACCATCAGCCGCAAACTGCACCTGCACAGCCGCCGGCTGCGCATCGACCATCCCGACGGCGGCGCGATCGACATCAGCGCGCCGCTGCCGCCGCATTTCGCCGAAAGTCTGGAGGCGCTGGGCTTCGACCCGCTGCTCGGCGACCTGCTGACCGAAGAGGCGCCGCGCGTATCGACCAAGACGGTGCAGAAGGCGAAGGCCAAGGCGCATGCGAAGCAGGTGCGCAAGGCACGACGCGGTGAACGGCGCGGCCGTGCCGAGGCGAAGGTCCAATCGAAACAGGGGACGGCGAAAGCAGCGAAGTCGAAACCGGGGACGGCGAAATCCGGCGCACCGAAGCCGGGCGGCAAACCGTCCGCAAAGCGCGGCCCGGCGAAGCCCGGCGCCGCCAAGACGGGCGCCCGTGGTCCGGCGCCGCGGAAGCCGCGCTGA